The following are encoded in a window of Carya illinoinensis cultivar Pawnee chromosome 15, C.illinoinensisPawnee_v1, whole genome shotgun sequence genomic DNA:
- the LOC122295899 gene encoding protein CUP-SHAPED COTYLEDON 1 — protein MEESLPPGFRFHPTDEELISYYLTAKVSDVGFTSKAVAVVDLNKCEPWDLPAKASMGEKEWYFFSLRDRKYPTGLRTNRATEAGYWKTTGKDKEIFRAGSVLVGMKKTLVFYKGRAPRGEKSNWVMHEYRLESKHPFRSTKEEWVVCRVFQKSAVKKPQQVTPISSQLPSDLESPCETNSNVNEFGDVELPNLNSNIANSSSRFVSNISPQSSYHSDNSNANNIMNMNLNMNWAAVREAAAAATLPSLSWRPASSQLLNSAAGLSVNSLLFKALQQRSYPSREAASTNDHHYSYNMPQGIISHLGSNDLSSNLQASSSKVLESVHEVQQQSEQPFNLDSIW, from the exons ATGGAAGAAAGTCTTCCTCCTGGGTTCAGGTTCCATCCCACTGATGAAGAACTCATCTCGTATTATCTAACTGCAAAGGTTTCTGATGTTGGTTTCACATCCAAAGCTGTAGCAGTTGTTGATCTCAATAAGTGTGAACCTTGGGACCTCCCAG CCAAGGCCTCCATGGGAGAAAAAGAATGGTATTTTTTCAGCTTGCGAGACAGAAAATACCCAACAGGACTTCGAACAAACCGAGCCACTGAAGCTGGCTATTGGAAAACGACAGGGAAGGACAAGGAAATATTTCGTGCAGGATCAGTACTGGTTGGGATGaagaaaaccctagttttcTACAAGGGAAGAGCTCCCAGGGGTGAGAAAAGCAATTGGGTTATGCATGAATACCGGCTAGAAAGCAAGCATCCTTTCAGATCAACAAAG gAAGAATGGGTGGTTTGTCGTGTTTTCCAAAAGAGTGCAGTGAAAAAACCACAGCAGGTCACGCCAATATCCTCGCAGCTGCCATCGGATCTTGAGTCTCCATGCGAAACAAACTCAAATGTAAATGAATTCGGAGACGTTGAGTTACCAAATCTAAATAGCAATATTGCAAATTCATCAAGCAGATTCGTCAGTAATATATCACCACAAAGTAGTTATCACAGTGACAACAGCAATGCTAACAATatcatgaacatgaacttgaacatgaatTGGGCCGCAGTAAGGGAGGCGGCGGCAGCGGCTACACTTCCATCACTCTCATGGCGTCCAGCTTCCAGCCAGCTGCTAAACTCAGCTGCAGGTCTCTCGGTGAATTCCTTGCTTTTCAAGGCATTACAGCAGAGAAGCTATCCATCAAGAGAAGCTGCAAGTACTAATGATCATCACTATTCGTACAATATGCCACAAGGGATAATTTCTCACTTGGGATCAAATGATTTGAGTTCTAACTTGCAGGCCTCTTCCTCCAAAGTCTTGGAATCTGTGCATGAAGTACAGCAGCAGTCGGAGCAACCATTCAATTTGGACTCCATTTGGTGA
- the LOC122296374 gene encoding uncharacterized protein LOC122296374 isoform X1, with protein MQCSKEEALLRLFYNVSSCFQLLFLFFYFSILLLPKLFHFLGSNAFLQRNQNGYEYYIFSEDEELQEDEEEEEERRAHVECSDEKDHDLAADTVRGGESLLFFPNNHPTQSYQSFSEEFVSICESINGDSDPDHEDHSTPETLSSVHAFPGGSDSENGVEDVSVEEILTRDADSFRHSAQNQTMPITIEYLKRSDFVDDYKNSYVAEDLCKEENANNKPAETNFSADERFLIFVPPKLETNKFLARGKELVDDDDEIYGDSCTVGSTSKSSSEWRSSINYRDSVSTDQDPFSSSSRRSCPKWESYTVFQKYDEEMMFLDKISAQKLHETESLRSIQVCPRSMSERMVHKFATINEKPPTDLRQNPYRELEAAYVAQICLTWEALNWNYKNFQQKRASRSDLDMGCPAHVAQEFQQFQVLLQRYIENEPYEQGRRPEVYARMRLLAPKLLLVPEYRDSEDNKKQDGFGSRVSSGAFLMIMEDGIRTFMNFLKADKKKPCQIISAFFSRNRRGSVDPTLLHLIKKVNKKKKTKLKDLRRGRKCLRRRKLSVDEEMEILMGQIDLKVVSRVLRMCDISEEQMHWCEEKMSRVRVLEGKLQRDSLPLFFPAH; from the exons ATGCAATGTTCAAAGGAAGAAGCTCTTCTTAGGCTATTCTACAATGTCTCTAGCTGCTTCCagcttctcttcctcttcttctacttctccATCCTTCTGCTTCCCAAGCTCTTCCATTTTCTTGGCAGCAATGCATTTCTTCAAAG AAACCAAAATGGATatgaatattacatattttccGAGGATGAAGAATTacaagaagacgaagaagaagaagaagaaagacgTGCTCATGTTGAGTGCAGTGATGAGAAAGATCATGATCTGGCTGCGGACACCGTTCGGGGCGGTGAATCACTGTTGTTTTTTCCGAACAATCACCCAACTCAGAGCTACCAATCATTTTCTGAAGAATTCGTAAGCATCTGTGAGAGCATAAACGGAGACAGCGACCCAGATCATGAAGATCATTCTACCCCTGAGACGCTCTCATCTGTTCATGCATTCCCTGGAGGTTCGGATTCTGAAAATGGAGTCGAAGATGTGTCTGTGGAAGAGATCCTTACAAGAGATGCTGATTCATTTCGCCACTCTGCTCAAAATCAAACAATGCCAATAACCATAGAGTACCTAAAAAGAAGTGATTTCGTGGATGACTATAAAAACTCTTATG TTGCAGAAGATTTGTGCAAAGAAGAAAATGCAAACAACAAGCCGGCAGAGACAAATTTCTCGGCGGATGAGAGGTTCTTGATTTTTGTACCACCCAAGTTGGAGACAAATAAGTTTCTAGCTCGAGGAAAGGAATTAGTTGACGATGATGATGAGATCTATGGTGACTCGTGCACAGTTGGCTCTACGTCCAAGAGCTCATCTGAGTGGAGAAGTTCCATTAATTATAGGGATTCAGTGAGTACTGATCAGGAtccattttcttcttcctcccgaAGGAGTTGCCCCAAGTGGGAATCCTACACAgtgtttcaaaaatatgatgAAGAAATGATGTTCCTAGACAAAATCAGTGCACAAAAGCTTCACGAGACAG AATCACTTAGGTCTATTCAAGTTTGTCCAAGATCAATGTCAGAGAGAATGGTTCATAAGTTTGCAACCATAAACGAAAAACCGCCAACAGATCTTCGTCAGAACCCATATCGTGAACTTGAGGCAGCGTATGTAGCACAGATTTGCTTAACATGGGAAGCTCTTAACTGGAACTACAAGAATTTTCAACAGAAGAGAGCTTCACGCAGTGATCTTGACATGGGCTGTCCTGCCCATGTTGCCCAAGAGTTTCAGCAATTCCAAGTTCTTTTGCAGAGATATATAGAGAATGAACCTTATGAGCAAGGTCGGAGACCCGAGGTTTATGCAAGAATGAGGCTTTTGGCACCAAAGTTGCTTCTAGTGCCAGAATACCGAG ATTCAGAAGATAATAAAAAGCAGGATGGTTTTGGATCAAGAGTTTCATCAGGAGCATTTCTTATGATAATGGAAGACGGAATCCGGACATTCATGAATTTTCTCAAGGCTGACAAGAAAAAACCATGCCAAATTATATCAGCATTTTTTAGCAGAAACCGAAGAGGTTCAGTTGATCCAACTCTTCTCCATCTGATCAAAAAGGTTAATAAAAAA AAGAAGACAAAGCTTAAAGATCTTCGCCGGGGTCGGAAATGCTTGAGACGAAGAAAATTGAGTGTGGATGAAGAAATGGAGATATTGATGGGTCAAATAGATCTGAAAGTGGTGTCTAGGGTTTTGAGAATGTGTGATATAAGCGAAGAACAAATGCATTGGTGTGAAGAGAAGA
- the LOC122296226 gene encoding CRM-domain containing factor CFM3, chloroplastic/mitochondrial — MAFTTAKISELPLRSSLPLNSHTHSLNLLFSSAPNLSFHILKPFSSLRTSTTSTEHGGDSKPKPSPAPKARASSAPWLNKWPNPGPPVESADRRKSKSRNVSPSNDDDRVETRYFDGDKGQSAIERIVLRLRNLGLGSDGEDDGSDEMDGGDAMPVTGEEKLGDLLQRDWVRPDYILAESESGENDTVLPWERDDVKVEESGKKRERRVVVKAPSLAELTIEDQELRRLRGMGMVLRERISIPKAGLTKEVLEKIHGKWRKEELVRLKFHEVLAHDMKTAHEIVERRTGGLVIWRSGSVMVVYRGSNYEGPFRSQPVNREGDALFVPDVSSMDSSMTRTGSVATSSVEKSAPAVRNPDSPVNMTEEEVEYNSLLDGLGPRFLEWWGTGVLPVDADLLPQKVPGYKTPFRLLPTGMRLRLTNAEMTNLRKLARSLPCHFALGRNRNHQGLASAIIKLWEKSLVVKIAVKRGIQNTNNKLMAEEIKNLTGGVLLLRNKYYIVIYRGKDFLPTSVAAALAERQELAKQIQDVEEKVRCRVVDTAQSHGEERQVLPTSVAAAVAERQELVKPSQDMEEKVQCEAVDVAQAGEDVEEKVQFAAVDVVQASEDEGQALAGTLAEFYEAQARWGRDISVEERGKMIEEASKAKKARLVKRIEHKLAVAQAKMLRAEKLLAKIEASMIPAGPDHDQETITDEERVMFRRVGLRMKAYLPLGIRGVFDGVIENMHLHWKHRELVKLISKQKTLAFVDETARLLEYESGGILVAIERVPKGYALIYYRGKNYQRPISIRPRNLLTKAKALKRSVAMQRHEALSQHISEVERTIEQMKKELGVSQDAEDENARSSEDPNQIDSIPEITRSEDEASCMNSASEGDDDEDDDSDWEDEEDYDISSSRNDHQHLTKNP, encoded by the exons ATGGCATTCACAACTGCTAAAATATCAGAACTTCCGCTGAGGAGCTCGCTCCCACTGAACTCCCATACTCACTCTCTGAACCTCCTCTTCTCCTCAGCCCCAAATCTTTCATTTCATATCCTTAAGCCCTTCTCCTCTCTCCGAACCTCCACTACTTCTACTGAACACGGTGGCGACTCCAAGCCTAAGCCCTCACCGGCGCCGAAAGCCAGGGCTTCCTCCGCTCCCTGGCTCAACAAGTGGCCCAATCCTGGCCCTCCTGTTGAATCAGCTGATCGCCGCAAATCCAAAAGCAGAAACGTCTCCCCCTCGAACGACGATGACCGAGTGGAGACTCGGTATTTCGATGGAGATAAAGGACAGAGTGCAATCGAGAGAATCGTGCTCCGGTTACGAAATCTAGGGCTAGGTTCGGACGGCGAGGACGATGGGTCGGATGAGATGGACGGTGGCGATGCAATGCCGGTGACTGGGGAGGAGAAATTGGGGGATTTGCTGCAGAGAGATTGGGTTCGGCCGGATTATATCTTAGCGGAGAGTGAGAGCGGTGAAAACGACACAGTATTGCCTTGGGAGAGAGATGATGTTAAGGTGGAAGAGAgtggaaaaaagagagaaaggaggGTAGTGGTGAAGGCGCCGTCATTGGCGGAGTTGACGATTGAGGACCAGGAGCTGAGAAGGTTGAGGGGGATGGGCATGGTTCTAAGAGAAAGGATTAGCATTCCCAAGGCTGGCCTTACGAAGGAGGTGCTGGAGAAAATTCATGGAAAGTGGAGGAAGGAGGAGCTAGTGAGACTCAAGTTTCACGAGGTGCTTGCCCACGATATGAAGACTGCGCATGAGATTGTCGAG CGACGAACAGGAGGGTTAGTTATATGGAGGTCAGGAAGTGTCATGGTTGTGTACCGGGGGAGTAATTATGAAGGGCCTTTCAGATCCCAACCTGTGAATAGGGAAGGTGATGCCCTTTTTGTTCCAGATGTTTCTTCTATGGACAGTTCCATGACAAGAACTGGCAGTGTTGCTACCTCAAGTGTAGAAAAGAGTGCACCAGCTGTGAGGAATCCAGACAGTCCTGTGAACATGACAGAGGAGGAAGTTGAATACAACAGCCTACTTGATGGTTTAGGCCCTCGTTTTCTTGAATGGTGGGGTACAGGAGTACTTCCTGTTGATGCGGATTTACTTCCTCAAAAGGTTCCTGGTTACAAAACACCTTTCAGACTTCTTCCTACTGGAATGCGATTGCGACTGACTAATGCTGAGATGACTAACTTAAGGAAACTTGCTAGATCACTTCCTTGTCATTTTGCCCTAG GGAGAAACAGAAACCATCAGGGATTGGCATCTGCTATTATTAAGCTTTGGGAGAAAAGCTTAGTGGTGAAGATTGCAGTTAAACGGGGTATCCAGAATACAAACAACAAACTGATGGCTGAGGAGATAAAG AATTTAACAGGAGGTGTCTTACTGCTTAGAAACAAATATTACATTGTCATATACCGCGGAAAAGACTTTCTCCCAACAAGTGTAGCTGCTGCTTTGGCGGAAAGACAGGAATTGGCTAAACAGATTCAAGATGTGgaagagaaagtgcgatgtagaGTGGTGGATACAGCTCAATCACATGGAGAGGAAAGACAAGTACTTCCAACAAGCGTCGCTGCTGCTGTAGCTGAAAGACAGGAATTGGTAAAACCTAGTCAAGACATGGAGGAGAAAGTGCAGTGTGAAGCAGTAGATGTAGCTCAAGCAGGTGAAGATGTGGAAGAGAAAGTGCAGTTTGCAGCAGTAGATGTagttcaagcaagtgaagatgaAGGACAGGCACTTGCTGGTACTTTGGCCGAGTTTTATGAGGCTCAAGCCCGGTGGGGAAGGGATATATCTGTTGAGGAACGTGGGAAGATGATTGAAGAAGCTTCCAAAGCTAAGAAAGCGAGGCTTGTGAAACGAATTGAACATAAATTAGCAGTT GCCCAAGCTAAAATGCTAAGAGCAGAAAAACTATTAGCTAAAATTGAAGCATCAATGATTCCTGCTGGTCCTGATCATGATCAGGAAACAATTACTGATGAGGAACGGGTTATGTTTCGCAGAGTTGGTTTAAGAATGAAGGCCTACTTGCCTCTTG GCATTCGTGGTGTTTTTGATGGAGTCATCGAGAATATGCATTTGCATTGGAAGCATAGAGAGCTCGTGAAACTAATATCCAAACAGAAGACCCTTGCTTTTGTTGATGAGACAGCAAGGTTATTGGAATATGAGAGTGGTGGAATACTAGTGGCAATAGAAAGAGTCCCTAAAGGATATGCTCTTATTTACTATCGTGGAAAGAATTATCAACGGCCCATTAGCATAAGGCCAAGAAATCTATTAACAAAGGCAAAGGCACTAAAGCGTTCAGTGGCCATGCAACGTCATGAG GCTCTTAGTCAGCACATATCAGAAGTGGAAAGAACCATAgaacaaatgaaaaaagaacTT GGTGTTTCTCAAGATGCAGAGGATGAGAATGCCAGGAGCTCTGAGGATCCTAACCAGATTGATAGCATCCCAGAGATCACTCGG AGTGAAGACGAAGCTTCATGCATGAATTCTGCTAGTGAAGGTGACGACGACGAAGACGACGATAGTGattgggaagatgaagaagattaTGATATATCAAGCAGCAGAAATGATCATCAGCACTTGACCAAGAATCCTTGA
- the LOC122296374 gene encoding uncharacterized protein LOC122296374 isoform X2, which yields MQCSKEEALLRLFYNVSSCFQLLFLFFYFSILLLPKLFHFLGSNAFLQRNQNGYEYYIFSEDEELQEDEEEEEERRAHVECSDEKDHDLAADTVRGGESLLFFPNNHPTQSYQSFSEEFVSICESINGDSDPDHEDHSTPETLSSVHAFPGGSDSENGVEDVSVEEILTRDADSFRHSAQNQTMPITIEYLKRSDFVDDYKNSYVAEDLCKEENANNKPAETNFSADERFLIFVPPKLETNKFLARGKELVDDDDEIYGDSCTVGSTSKSSSEWRSSINYRDSVSTDQDPFSSSSRRSCPKWESYTVFQKYDEEMMFLDKISAQKLHETESLRSIQVCPRSMSERMVHKFATINEKPPTDLRQNPYRELEAAYVAQICLTWEALNWNYKNFQQKRASRSDLDMGCPAHVAQEFQQFQVLLQRYIENEPYEQGRRPEVYARMRLLAPKLLLVPEYREDNKKQDGFGSRVSSGAFLMIMEDGIRTFMNFLKADKKKPCQIISAFFSRNRRGSVDPTLLHLIKKVNKKKKTKLKDLRRGRKCLRRRKLSVDEEMEILMGQIDLKVVSRVLRMCDISEEQMHWCEEKMSRVRVLEGKLQRDSLPLFFPAH from the exons ATGCAATGTTCAAAGGAAGAAGCTCTTCTTAGGCTATTCTACAATGTCTCTAGCTGCTTCCagcttctcttcctcttcttctacttctccATCCTTCTGCTTCCCAAGCTCTTCCATTTTCTTGGCAGCAATGCATTTCTTCAAAG AAACCAAAATGGATatgaatattacatattttccGAGGATGAAGAATTacaagaagacgaagaagaagaagaagaaagacgTGCTCATGTTGAGTGCAGTGATGAGAAAGATCATGATCTGGCTGCGGACACCGTTCGGGGCGGTGAATCACTGTTGTTTTTTCCGAACAATCACCCAACTCAGAGCTACCAATCATTTTCTGAAGAATTCGTAAGCATCTGTGAGAGCATAAACGGAGACAGCGACCCAGATCATGAAGATCATTCTACCCCTGAGACGCTCTCATCTGTTCATGCATTCCCTGGAGGTTCGGATTCTGAAAATGGAGTCGAAGATGTGTCTGTGGAAGAGATCCTTACAAGAGATGCTGATTCATTTCGCCACTCTGCTCAAAATCAAACAATGCCAATAACCATAGAGTACCTAAAAAGAAGTGATTTCGTGGATGACTATAAAAACTCTTATG TTGCAGAAGATTTGTGCAAAGAAGAAAATGCAAACAACAAGCCGGCAGAGACAAATTTCTCGGCGGATGAGAGGTTCTTGATTTTTGTACCACCCAAGTTGGAGACAAATAAGTTTCTAGCTCGAGGAAAGGAATTAGTTGACGATGATGATGAGATCTATGGTGACTCGTGCACAGTTGGCTCTACGTCCAAGAGCTCATCTGAGTGGAGAAGTTCCATTAATTATAGGGATTCAGTGAGTACTGATCAGGAtccattttcttcttcctcccgaAGGAGTTGCCCCAAGTGGGAATCCTACACAgtgtttcaaaaatatgatgAAGAAATGATGTTCCTAGACAAAATCAGTGCACAAAAGCTTCACGAGACAG AATCACTTAGGTCTATTCAAGTTTGTCCAAGATCAATGTCAGAGAGAATGGTTCATAAGTTTGCAACCATAAACGAAAAACCGCCAACAGATCTTCGTCAGAACCCATATCGTGAACTTGAGGCAGCGTATGTAGCACAGATTTGCTTAACATGGGAAGCTCTTAACTGGAACTACAAGAATTTTCAACAGAAGAGAGCTTCACGCAGTGATCTTGACATGGGCTGTCCTGCCCATGTTGCCCAAGAGTTTCAGCAATTCCAAGTTCTTTTGCAGAGATATATAGAGAATGAACCTTATGAGCAAGGTCGGAGACCCGAGGTTTATGCAAGAATGAGGCTTTTGGCACCAAAGTTGCTTCTAGTGCCAGAATACCGAG AAGATAATAAAAAGCAGGATGGTTTTGGATCAAGAGTTTCATCAGGAGCATTTCTTATGATAATGGAAGACGGAATCCGGACATTCATGAATTTTCTCAAGGCTGACAAGAAAAAACCATGCCAAATTATATCAGCATTTTTTAGCAGAAACCGAAGAGGTTCAGTTGATCCAACTCTTCTCCATCTGATCAAAAAGGTTAATAAAAAA AAGAAGACAAAGCTTAAAGATCTTCGCCGGGGTCGGAAATGCTTGAGACGAAGAAAATTGAGTGTGGATGAAGAAATGGAGATATTGATGGGTCAAATAGATCTGAAAGTGGTGTCTAGGGTTTTGAGAATGTGTGATATAAGCGAAGAACAAATGCATTGGTGTGAAGAGAAGA